agtcccggttcaaaaaccgggacaaaaggcccttaccaaccgggacaataggccctttttctaccgGTGATGGAGTCTGCCGCACAGAAGCACCACTAGATCATCAATTTATCCCTCCATTCTAAACACACTGGAAAAAACATCTACGTTTttttatgaatctattatgaaaATAGAAAAAGAGAACTGAAAAAAATCCAGTGCTTTAGAAGAAGATGCTTAAGGTGAAGATGTCAAACCAGCAACAATCTACTCTACGACTCCAATACTTTTCAAACATTAAGCTCCCAGAGTTATGTACAGGCAGTAATCAGTTGGGTAAAAATAAAAACGAAAACAATTTGTGACTATTTTGAGTTGGTGTAAACTGTAGCCAAAGCCAAAGCTCTTTAGATACTGAAATACaggaaaaaataataaaaaagagcatgcaatttcttcaaaataaaaataataaaagagCATATACCATATGCCCCATGCTTATTTCTTTCGATTTCTTTAAAATTAAAATTAGAATACACCATCTGGAGACATCTGCCCACCTTTTGTTTTGGTTAGATGGTTTGGGCCAGATTGTGCCCAACTACAAAGACAAAGGGCATGGATCCCATCTTTGACAAAGTGCATCTTAACATTGCTTGTGTTGCTGCCATTTGGGGCATTTGGACTATGCTTAATGATATCTGTTTTCAGGGCGTGCCATGGACAAGCACTCGTGTGATCTTGGGGAGGATCAGCTCTTCTCTACACCAATGGAAAGTTCTCTACGGGGGCGATCAATCGGTGCTGCTACGACGCTGCCTCCAGCTCCTGGACCGTTGAAGAGGTGAGCTGCTCAGAATCGCTTGGGATGGGAACTGAGAGCGTGTTCAAAGAGGACCCGGGGCGGAAGCGTGCTGAGAGCTCACTCGGGATGACTCGTAAAAAGCTGGTGGTTGCTCTTTATTCATGTAACAGAACTTGTGTTTTGCCTGGTGGCTATGCTGTTTGCCCTGCGTGGCGTTTAGACTCACTCTGAGCAGTTTCATGGTGAGGAAAAAAATTAGCGTTTTAGGCTTTAGCTGGCTTTACTTTCTCTGGTCTGCTAGTTCTGGCTAGACCCGAACGCTTGTAACAGTCTCTGGGACTTGCTTTGCCCCGTTTTCTAATAAAATGGGGTGGGAGGAAGCCCCTTTTGATAAAAAAACAAAGTGCATCTTACACTGCAAATTGTGCTGCtactactcccttcgtccggaattacttgtcgcacaAATAGATAAAAgtagatgtatctagaactaaaatatgtctagatacattcattttcccgacaagtatttccggacggagggagtactatatatATAGATGAATTAGTTGCATTGACCACAGAGATAGAGATGCTTTTTCTGGACTGGCCCGTCAAACCTGGCTTACTTGTCTGTCGGCCagttcatgcatgcatgggcaTATAACTCACTGGTATCAGATCTTTTTCGATAAAGGGCGCTTTTTTTATCTCGAAATGTAGCATCAAGCGGATACAAAGCATTATGAGTAatacccggcctctgcataattaGGATGCACACAGCCCAACACGGAAAGTCTGACAAAATGAATGGAAAAAAACGACAAATCGGCGACAGTAGAGTCCTATAGACCGACACTATGCCTATGTCGCAAGGGATGGTGGACCGATCCGGAGATtatgctgccacccatgttgggtaaAAACCACCGTAGCCACCTGCTCCAACCGCGTACACACCGTCTTGAACAGCGGTTGGTACTCCACTCGTTGTAGCGTAGACCACGTATGAAGCGAGTGCGTACAACGGAAAATAACCACTGGTATCAGATCTGGTTATTAACAGAACAACAGGAGAGAATAGCAAAAAGAAACGATCATATGGAAGCGCATATGAGAAGATTCGTCGAATCTTCATGACTTCACAGAAAAGCTACCTATACCTGGCACCATCATGTTTGTTGGACAGAAAGAAGAAAATCAACCTGATGTTAATGTTTAATTATCGTGCAGCTCTGTTAGGCATGCAGTGCTGCTGTACTACTTAGGTACACAGACAATATGTTTCTCCTTAAAATGCACCTTTTTTTACCCTTACAAAAGTAACTAAAACATTTATGTCAAGAAAAAAGTATGTGAAACAGCAGTACTTCGCTCGCTGTTTGCCCAACAATTTGCATCGTTTTCAAAGGCAGAGATATTGGTGCTTTCAATCAAAGATGGGCTCAACGCAGAATAGCACAATGCTTTGAGGTGCTTAGGTTAAGGTTAGCAGCACGATTCCATTATCCCCCTTCCTTTCTGGCTACTTCATGTCAAACAAATTATTATGCATTTGCATTTATTGCCACTTATGTTCTCACTTCGGGGAACCTAGGCAATTTCAGGGGAGTTCAGATAAATTACGATGAAATTCCAGATAAATCACCATGCAGTTCTAGCCCCAAATATCTCTAATTAAGATGATTAGTGATGGTTTACAGTTTGGCACACCTCCACTTCTATATTTACTTATGTGCAGAACTGACAGTGATGTGGGTTTTTCTCAGTTAGGTGCCAATGCAGTCAGAGATACACCATTGTCAAACTTATGCTGTACTAACAGATCTACCAAACCACTGCTCCATTAGATTCTTGCCCAGTCAGCTAGTTATATATATAGTTTGCGACTATGAAAATATCCAATCAACGAGGTCGAGACCATGCGCCATCATTAAACCTCACCACTATTTGACTTTTTTTGTGAGTTATATACTTTTGAATTCAGAGTTCTGACATGGCATCATGCAGTCTGCCACTCAGAAGCACCACTGGATTATTAATCTATCCCTCCATTCCAGAAACTCTAAAAAAACAACTTCATTCTTATGAATCTATGAtgaaaacagagaaaaaaaaaactgaaaactCCTGTGTTAATAATTATCTCTCAAAAAATTAAAATCCTATGGACGGTTAGTTTTGCTGGTGGAAACAAAACAAAGTATGAGAAGAGACTAGAACTAGACCTCGCTTGCTGTTTTCCAAAGAATCTGCATCATTTTCAAAGGTAGAGGTTAGTGCTGTCCATCAAGGTGGGCACACCACACACCACAGACTAGCACTCTGCTTTGGGGTGCTTAAGTTCAGATTAGAGGCACCTTTCCATTATTCTCCTTCCTTTCTGGTTTGCATCACGGCAAATAAAGTATGGATGCTTACATTACATTTTCAATGATGCTTATGTTCTCATTTGGGGGAACCTGAACACAACTTCAGGGGAACTCAGATAAGACACCATGCAGTTTTAGCCCAAAATAGATACCCGCATTCAACATGATTTGTGTTGGTTTACACTTCAACTTTAGTGCCCAATGACTTTTATCTTTACTTCTGCACATAACTAAAAACCGCGTACTTTTTGTTCAGTTAGGTGTAAACGCAGTCACAGATGCACCATTGTCAAACTTATACTGTACTAACAGATCTACCAAACCACTGCATCATTGGATTCTTGCCTAATCGTCGGTCTGAAAGAACCGGTTATGTATATAGTTTGTGACTATGAAAGGTTGTACTCGAAAGAGGGAGAGCACATGCCAGCCTTAAACCTTATATGTCTCTTTGACTTGTTTTGCTGACTTATATTTTTCGGGATTCAGAGTTGTTCTGACTTTGCATCATGCAGTCTGCCACAGAGAACGGCTTCCAAGTTCCATCTAAACAACAAACAGAAAGACTACAAAGAAGCACCCCTGGATTATCAATTTATCATTCCATTCCAAACACTCCAAAAAACATCTTTTTTTTATGAATCTATGATGAAAACAGAAAAAATATATGAACTGAAATTCCTGTTGTAATCTCTCAAAAATCAAAATCCTATTGCCGGATAATTCTGCTGGTGGAAACAAAACTAATAAGTATAATAAGAGAGTAAAACTGGACCTCACTTCCCCTGCGTCCTTCTAATCCAATCCAAAACGTGACAACACTCTTCATGCCCAAGGAACACCTTGTTCTCTGAACGATAGGTTTTGAGATCCTTGCTCGTGTGCACGCAACTTTCCCTTTTCATTTCAAGCGATTCAGGCAGCACCAATGCATCAGAGCCATTGTAAGCATCACATATAAATTGCACGATTGCTTCAAAAGGCTGCGACGCATCAACCCACTGGTAAATCTTCTCATTGCGGAACCAGGTCATTTGCCTCCTTGAGAAGTTCCTAGACGTTTGCTGAAACTTTGTCAGGAACTCCAAGAACTCCTCTGGGGAGCTACTGCCTCCGTTCTGTCTGCAATGCAACAGGTACTCCATGGTTTGCCTGTAACCGATAGCACGGGTTGCAGAGTTCATATTTGGCTGCAACCCGATATCAATAAGCCATGCGGCTTCTGAAAGAAGGCCTCCTGTGTCAGCCAGCATTTCCTCACACCTCAAATCAATTGATCTGTAGAGTTCAACCCGTGGGCATGCGAGGAAAAAACATAGGAAATCATACTCCAGTTCCTTCGCTTCACAGGTTGCATCATTGCTTGGGGAATCAGTTAGCTTCGTGTCTTGCTGCTTCTGAAACGAGCTGTATGGTAGGGTGAAGGCAGATGCAGGGGAACCAGATGACCTGATGATCTCGAGCCTTCTGCTTAACCTGGCCCAGTTATTCGTATCCAAGTCCCGAGCTTCAGGGTCCCCGGCCTTGAGCAGGAGCTCCACCGCTTCCTCCCACCGACCGCTCTCACGAAAGCCAGCGAGCTCAGACCACACACTCGATATGATGTTGGAGGATGACTGTGGAACATTTGGCTTGCCATAGATAAACCACCGTAAGTAGAGCCCAGTCCCTCCTGCGACAACAGGCACAGAGCCCCTGGCAAGAACATCCTGAGTCGCCCTTCGCGCATCGCTAAAGAACATCCCAGCTGAGTAATCCTCACACGCGTGCATGATGTCGATGAGGTGGTGCGGCACCATGCTCATCTCCGAAGCGGATGGCTTGGCGGAGCCGACGTCGAGGCTGCGGTACACCTGCACCGAGTCCGCGCTGATGATCTCTCCCCCAAGCCTCCTGGCCACCTCCAGCGCGAGCCTGCTCTTCCCAGCGCCGGTGGGGCCTGATATCACAATGACCTTGCTCTTCTTCCTCGCCTTGGGCAGCTGCGGCGGCAGAGACGTGGCTGCGACGTGCAGCTTCTTTGCCGAGCAGAGAGACGAGGAGAAGCGCTGCTGCTGCTGTGAGCACAGGGCAGGCCAGCTCCTCCAGATGCCGCGCCGCGCGGACCCGAACCCGAACCCCGGCCTCATTTCACAGCACATGATAGAGGGAGCACCTGCACAAGCGGATTCAGGTTGAGATTAACTGGCTGAAAAAACGTGGATTCTTCCTCAGCTTCTCCGCGGCATTATGACGAGCACCTCGCGTGCAGACGAAACCAGCGCATATCCAATTCAAGATCGTTCACTGCTACCGCCACAGCAAGAAAACACTAATCCACAACAGCGCAAGGGACTCATCGGGACGGAGGAAGGGGCTGCGTACCGAGAAGAGAGGCGATGAATCCGCCAGCAGAACAGCAGCAGAGCTGCGGGGAGGGAACCAACCAATGCGCGAGCTTGGCGGGAGATCAGAGAAGAGCAGCGGGGGACGGGAGGGCGAACGCCGTTGGACTGGAGAGCTGGAGGGTCGAGGACCGGCCTCGCCGGCCTGCTGCTACGGCGGCGGCCaagacgacgacggcgacggctccgagagagagagattgagggGCCGAACTGGATATGGCAGCCAGTGGCGTTTGGCGTGGGCCTAAATCGATGGGCCGCAGAGGGAGGACGGGGGTTTTGGAATTTCGAAGGGCCGCCCTATGTCTcaccgaaatcactaattaaagTAAAAAAAAAACTAATTATAGAGCAGCAAAGATCACTCCCACCTTTTCAGGTTGTGACG
This sequence is a window from Aegilops tauschii subsp. strangulata cultivar AL8/78 chromosome 7, Aet v6.0, whole genome shotgun sequence. Protein-coding genes within it:
- the LOC109748903 gene encoding tRNA dimethylallyltransferase 9; amino-acid sequence: MCCEMRPGFGFGSARRGIWRSWPALCSQQQQRFSSSLCSAKKLHVAATSLPPQLPKARKKSKVIVISGPTGAGKSRLALEVARRLGGEIISADSVQVYRSLDVGSAKPSASEMSMVPHHLIDIMHACEDYSAGMFFSDARRATQDVLARGSVPVVAGGTGLYLRWFIYGKPNVPQSSSNIISSVWSELAGFRESGRWEEAVELLLKAGDPEARDLDTNNWARLSRRLEIIRSSGSPASAFTLPYSSFQKQQDTKLTDSPSNDATCEAKELEYDFLCFFLACPRVELYRSIDLRCEEMLADTGGLLSEAAWLIDIGLQPNMNSATRAIGYRQTMEYLLHCRQNGGSSSPEEFLEFLTKFQQTSRNFSRRQMTWFRNEKIYQWVDASQPFEAIVQFICDAYNGSDALVLPESLEMKRESCVHTSKDLKTYRSENKVFLGHEECCHVLDWIRRTQGK